One window of Xanthomonas sp. 10-10 genomic DNA carries:
- a CDS encoding DUF885 domain-containing protein: MKPLVLAVALALGSSLPLQAQTGKTAPTQPASPAWVQTSNGYAQILLNAQAPFQPEYASFFGVPGYDDQVVDLGPDNAARYRDAMRKARATLQTKLTTERDANVRQDLQIMIGAAEQNIEGSELNERYLLPWSDAPEAVFSGLNGLLSDQTVPERRAKALDRLKRYVGLVPGSTPTTTLARQRYEEKLGNKALLQPTQREVEQALANVDTYVAGIGELFAKYKIAGADEALKAMSTQLKDYAAWTRSTVLPKARKDTRLPEPLYAYQLKQVGIDIAPQQLIQRAQLEFMETRSAMRQLAPLVAKAKGVQGADYVQVIRALKGNKIADDQLETHYRGVIDQIDPIIRQQRIVDVPNRPMQMRLGSAAESAAQPAPHFLPAPLIGNTGQQGQFVLPLGNPSAEGGKKEQYDDFNFGSAAWTLSAHEGRPGHELQFTAMVERGVSLARSMFAFNSVNVEGWALYAEAEMVPYEPLDGQLIALQFRLLRAARAMLDPMLNLGLIDRERARQVLEDDVGLSPAMTRQELDRYTVRAPGQAGSYFYGYTRILELRMRTELALGKKFDRLAFNNFLLDQGLLPPDQLAKAVETQFIPAQQK, from the coding sequence ACCAGCAACGGCTATGCGCAGATCCTGCTCAACGCGCAGGCACCGTTCCAGCCCGAATACGCCAGTTTTTTCGGCGTGCCCGGCTATGACGACCAGGTCGTCGACCTGGGGCCGGACAACGCCGCGCGTTATCGCGATGCCATGCGCAAGGCGCGCGCCACGCTGCAAACCAAGCTGACCACCGAGCGCGATGCCAACGTGCGCCAGGACCTGCAGATCATGATCGGCGCCGCCGAGCAGAACATCGAAGGCAGCGAGCTCAACGAGCGCTATCTGTTGCCCTGGAGCGACGCGCCTGAGGCGGTCTTCAGTGGCCTCAACGGCCTGCTGTCCGACCAGACCGTGCCTGAGCGCCGCGCCAAGGCGCTGGACCGCCTCAAGCGTTACGTCGGCCTGGTGCCGGGCAGCACACCCACCACCACGCTGGCGCGCCAGCGCTACGAGGAAAAGCTGGGCAACAAGGCGTTGCTGCAGCCCACCCAGCGCGAAGTGGAGCAGGCGCTGGCCAACGTGGACACCTACGTCGCCGGCATCGGCGAGCTGTTCGCCAAGTACAAGATCGCCGGCGCCGACGAAGCGCTCAAGGCCATGTCCACCCAGCTCAAGGACTATGCCGCCTGGACTCGCAGCACCGTGCTGCCCAAGGCACGCAAGGACACCCGCCTGCCGGAACCGCTGTACGCGTACCAACTCAAGCAGGTGGGCATCGATATCGCCCCGCAGCAGCTGATCCAGCGCGCGCAACTGGAATTCATGGAGACCCGCTCGGCCATGCGCCAGCTGGCCCCGCTGGTGGCCAAGGCCAAGGGCGTGCAAGGCGCGGATTACGTGCAGGTGATCCGCGCGCTCAAGGGCAACAAGATCGCCGACGACCAGCTGGAAACCCACTACCGCGGCGTGATCGACCAGATCGACCCGATCATCCGTCAGCAGCGCATCGTCGATGTGCCCAACCGCCCGATGCAGATGCGCCTGGGCAGTGCCGCCGAAAGCGCTGCGCAACCTGCGCCGCACTTCCTGCCCGCGCCGTTGATCGGCAATACCGGCCAGCAGGGCCAGTTCGTGCTGCCGCTGGGCAACCCATCCGCCGAGGGCGGCAAGAAAGAGCAGTACGACGACTTCAACTTCGGCTCGGCCGCCTGGACGCTCAGTGCGCACGAAGGCCGCCCCGGTCACGAACTGCAGTTCACCGCCATGGTCGAACGCGGCGTGTCGCTGGCGCGCAGCATGTTCGCGTTCAACTCGGTCAACGTCGAAGGCTGGGCGCTGTATGCCGAAGCCGAAATGGTGCCGTACGAACCGCTCGACGGGCAGCTGATCGCCCTGCAGTTCCGCCTGTTGCGCGCTGCCCGCGCCATGCTCGACCCGATGCTCAACCTGGGCCTGATCGACCGTGAACGCGCCCGCCAGGTGCTGGAAGACGACGTCGGCCTGTCGCCGGCGATGACCCGCCAGGAACTGGACCGCTACACCGTCCGCGCCCCCGGCCAGGCCGGCAGTTACTTCTACGGCTACACCCGCATCCTCGAACTGCGCATGCGCACCGAACTGGCCCTCGGCAAAAAGTTCGACCGCCTGGCCTTCAACAATTTCCTGCTCGACCAGGGCCTGCTACCACCGGATCAGCTGGCCAAGGCGGTGGAAACGCAGTTCATTCCGGCGCAGCAGAAGTAA